A window from Thermodesulforhabdus norvegica encodes these proteins:
- the surE gene encoding 5'/3'-nucleotidase SurE, which produces MKILVTNDDGIYAKGIEVLCEILKEDHEVHVVAPETEQSAVGHAITFLDPLRVRPIKRNGVFFGYAVNGTPADCVKLAVRELMAEPPDMVISGINMGANVGENVIYSGTVSAATEAAMLGFPSMAVSIDAYPATDYSAARQYLPLIVEKLKTRPLPPGISLNVNIPHLPASEVRGIRITRQGHLRYKERYDRRVDPRNRVYYWLCSQTIEHDGDPNSDSRALAEGYITITPIHYDLTHYQTYEMLKKQDWETTFEVAHGRKMSVSSR; this is translated from the coding sequence ATGAAAATTCTTGTTACCAATGATGACGGCATATATGCAAAAGGTATAGAGGTGTTATGTGAGATTCTCAAAGAAGATCACGAGGTTCACGTGGTTGCTCCGGAAACCGAACAGAGTGCCGTGGGACATGCAATTACCTTTCTCGATCCCCTGAGAGTCCGTCCCATCAAAAGGAACGGCGTTTTTTTCGGGTACGCCGTAAATGGGACGCCGGCAGACTGCGTGAAGCTTGCTGTAAGAGAGCTCATGGCAGAGCCACCGGATATGGTTATATCGGGCATAAATATGGGAGCAAATGTGGGAGAAAATGTGATATATTCGGGCACAGTCTCGGCTGCCACGGAAGCTGCCATGCTGGGGTTTCCTTCTATGGCCGTTTCAATTGATGCTTATCCGGCAACGGACTACAGTGCCGCCAGGCAGTATCTGCCCCTGATTGTGGAAAAACTCAAAACCCGGCCCTTGCCCCCAGGAATTTCACTGAACGTAAACATTCCCCACCTTCCTGCATCAGAAGTTAGGGGAATCAGGATAACCCGTCAGGGACATCTTCGCTATAAGGAGCGCTACGATCGAAGGGTTGATCCGAGAAACCGGGTGTATTACTGGCTGTGTAGCCAGACCATTGAGCATGACGGGGATCCCAACTCGGATTCTCGAGCTCTTGCCGAGGGGTATATTACCATCACGCCTATTCACTACGACCTGACCCACTATCAAACCTATGAAATGTTGAA